Proteins encoded by one window of Fischerella sp. PCC 9605:
- a CDS encoding glycoside hydrolase family 31 protein has protein sequence MPEFAGELPIREPAWNAIASVENIQRHQRGINFDCGVSRLSLSVLAPNLIRVRFSPTGEFRSRRSWAVTLADEEWAVVSFDVQETDKEITIETEKIRVCVQRYPCRVQFFDKAGRPFAQDTGLGIGWRQMGEGKNQVACWKRIEAEEKYYGFGERAGLLNQKGKRLTHWTTDCLDYTMLTDAMYQAIPFFMALRPQVGYGLFFNTTFWSRFDVGADETDTLRLETLGVELDYYIIYSPEPAEIVRTYTQLTGRMSLPPQWALGYHQCRWSYDSETEVRQLVHQLRQRRIPCDVIHLDVDYMFGYRVFTWNPRRFPDPQKLLGDLAADGFKVVTIVDPGVKFEPQSDYSVYDEGLEKDYFIRKANGKVFHGYVWPGRAVFADFLRPDVRQWWGDLQHNLTDMGVAGIWNDMNEPAMNDRPFGDEGGQKIFFPTDAPSGPGDERTTYAETHNLYGMMMARASREGLEKLRERSRSFVLTRSGYAGVQRWSAVWTGDNHSLWEYLEMSLPMLCNLGLSGVAFVGADIGGFASDATPELFARWMQAGMLYPFMRAHSMINTKRHEPWEFGPQVEEICRQYIELRYRLLPYIYTLFWEATTTGAPILRPLFYHYPNDSKTHELYDQVLLGSSLMAAPVYRPGVENRIVYLPEGTWYDWWTGERYEGSTHILAHAPIETMPMYIRAGSVIPLGPVMQYVGELPMNELRLRVAPGTGEWTLYEDDGHTFEYRQGAWSTTTYRVYLEGTQVVADIQARQGQWTPPQRRVIVEVMGKGEQEFNDDGSARRLVFS, from the coding sequence ATGCCAGAATTTGCCGGAGAATTACCTATTCGCGAACCAGCGTGGAATGCGATCGCATCTGTAGAGAATATCCAACGCCATCAGCGAGGAATAAATTTTGACTGCGGTGTTTCTCGCCTTTCTCTGAGTGTTCTTGCTCCCAACCTCATCCGCGTACGTTTTTCGCCTACAGGAGAATTTAGATCAAGGCGTTCTTGGGCTGTGACACTAGCAGATGAAGAGTGGGCTGTTGTATCTTTCGACGTACAGGAGACAGACAAAGAAATCACCATTGAAACGGAGAAAATCCGGGTGTGTGTCCAGCGCTATCCTTGCCGAGTCCAGTTTTTTGACAAAGCAGGTCGTCCTTTTGCCCAAGATACAGGTTTGGGGATAGGTTGGCGGCAAATGGGAGAAGGTAAAAACCAAGTAGCTTGCTGGAAGCGCATCGAAGCCGAGGAAAAGTATTACGGCTTTGGAGAACGGGCGGGATTGCTCAACCAAAAGGGTAAGCGTCTGACCCATTGGACTACAGATTGCCTAGATTACACCATGCTGACGGATGCAATGTACCAAGCAATTCCATTTTTTATGGCATTGCGTCCGCAGGTTGGCTATGGTTTATTTTTTAACACCACTTTCTGGAGTCGATTTGATGTGGGTGCAGACGAAACAGATACTCTCCGGTTAGAAACCCTTGGGGTCGAACTAGATTATTACATCATCTACAGTCCCGAACCCGCAGAAATAGTCCGTACTTACACGCAATTGACGGGGCGAATGTCACTACCTCCCCAATGGGCACTGGGTTATCATCAATGCCGCTGGAGTTACGACTCGGAAACAGAAGTGCGGCAATTGGTACACCAACTGCGTCAGCGCCGCATTCCCTGCGATGTCATCCACTTAGATGTTGATTATATGTTCGGCTACCGGGTGTTTACATGGAACCCGAGGCGGTTTCCAGATCCGCAAAAATTACTCGGTGACTTGGCAGCAGATGGTTTCAAGGTTGTCACCATTGTCGATCCGGGGGTGAAATTTGAGCCGCAATCAGATTACAGTGTTTATGATGAAGGGCTAGAAAAAGACTACTTTATTCGCAAGGCAAACGGCAAAGTTTTTCACGGCTATGTTTGGCCTGGTCGGGCAGTCTTTGCTGATTTCCTCCGTCCGGATGTGCGCCAGTGGTGGGGAGATTTGCAACACAACCTTACCGATATGGGCGTTGCTGGTATTTGGAATGACATGAATGAGCCAGCAATGAACGATCGCCCGTTTGGAGATGAGGGAGGGCAAAAAATTTTCTTCCCGACGGATGCACCCAGCGGCCCTGGAGATGAGCGCACAACCTACGCCGAAACCCACAATCTTTATGGCATGATGATGGCGCGCGCCTCTAGGGAAGGACTAGAAAAGCTAAGAGAGCGATCGCGTTCTTTTGTACTGACTCGGTCTGGTTACGCAGGCGTGCAGCGGTGGTCAGCGGTGTGGACGGGGGATAACCACTCACTGTGGGAATACCTAGAAATGTCCCTACCCATGCTCTGTAATTTAGGTTTGTCTGGTGTAGCATTTGTAGGTGCAGATATAGGGGGATTTGCTAGCGATGCCACACCAGAATTGTTTGCCCGCTGGATGCAAGCAGGAATGCTGTATCCTTTTATGCGTGCCCACTCAATGATTAACACCAAGCGCCATGAACCTTGGGAATTTGGCCCGCAAGTAGAAGAAATCTGCCGTCAATACATCGAACTGCGTTACCGATTGCTACCTTACATATATACGCTGTTCTGGGAAGCGACGACTACAGGCGCACCAATTCTGCGACCCCTATTTTATCACTATCCCAATGACTCAAAAACCCATGAACTGTACGATCAGGTACTTTTAGGTTCATCCTTGATGGCTGCGCCCGTCTACCGACCAGGGGTAGAGAACCGCATAGTTTATCTACCAGAAGGAACTTGGTATGATTGGTGGACTGGAGAGCGTTACGAAGGTTCGACGCATATCCTCGCCCATGCACCCATAGAAACAATGCCTATGTACATTCGTGCTGGGTCGGTTATTCCCCTCGGCCCGGTAATGCAGTATGTAGGCGAGTTACCAATGAATGAACTTAGGTTAAGAGTAGCCCCTGGTACAGGCGAGTGGACATTATACGAAGACGACGGACATACCTTTGAATATCGCCAAGGTGCTTGGTCAACAACAACCTATCGGGTGTATTTAGAAGGCACGCAGGTGGTAGCTGACATCCAAGCAAGACAAGGACAGTGGACTCCACCCCAGCGCAGAGTAATTGTTGAGGTGATGGGAAAAGGAGAGCAAGAATTTAACGATGATGGTTCTGCGCGTCGCCTAGTCTTTTCTTAA
- a CDS encoding cation:proton antiporter has protein sequence MAIESALGEVGIEQNLKQFLLVLSVSLSVATLPQVFSWFRQIPYTLLLVIAGLGLALVDVRLVNLSPELILAIFLPPLLFEAAWNLKWSDLKRDLIPICLYAVVGVLISIAGIALGLNLLSRLPLTTALLVGASLSATDPVSVTALFRELGVDKRLTTLMEGESLFNDGMAVVAFGFLVALPLGTVQLEFQPLVVQLFSVVGIGIAVGGLIGFGISYLTQRFDLPLVEQSLTLVSAYGTYIIAEELGGSGVIAVVTTGLILGNFGSRIGMNPRTRVIVSEFWEFLAFFVNSIVFLLIGDQVRFVDLAENLNIIAVTIAGMVLARAIAVYGLGFLSNRLANSNIPLPEQTILWWGGLRGSVSIALALSVPNILTEREDLINTVFGVVLFTLLVQGLTTKPLLEKLRLLGDQPLRQEYLELVARQTALKRVLTYLGQVEKRPGLDPEFYRYQEALIKGELKRLEEQIDKLQDDYPNLRSFTAEQLRMELLAVEADTYAEFVRSGRLNQELAPLLEDVLEDGY, from the coding sequence ATGGCAATAGAATCTGCCCTAGGCGAAGTTGGAATAGAACAAAACTTAAAACAATTTCTTCTGGTACTCTCGGTCTCCTTGAGTGTGGCGACTTTACCGCAAGTCTTTAGCTGGTTTCGCCAAATCCCATATACCTTACTTTTAGTGATTGCTGGATTGGGATTAGCGCTGGTAGATGTGCGGTTAGTTAATCTTTCTCCGGAATTAATTTTGGCGATTTTCCTCCCGCCTTTATTGTTTGAAGCTGCTTGGAATTTGAAGTGGTCTGACTTAAAGCGGGATTTAATCCCTATCTGTCTGTATGCAGTTGTGGGAGTACTGATTTCTATAGCAGGTATAGCGCTGGGTTTAAATCTCTTGTCAAGACTACCGCTAACAACAGCGCTGCTAGTAGGAGCTAGTTTATCTGCTACCGATCCTGTTTCTGTGACAGCTTTGTTTCGAGAACTGGGAGTAGATAAACGCCTCACAACCTTGATGGAAGGCGAAAGCCTGTTTAATGATGGCATGGCAGTTGTTGCCTTCGGCTTTCTAGTTGCACTGCCTTTAGGAACAGTACAACTAGAATTCCAGCCTTTGGTGGTTCAACTATTTAGTGTTGTTGGTATTGGTATAGCTGTTGGTGGTTTGATTGGGTTTGGTATTTCCTATTTGACCCAAAGATTCGATTTGCCACTCGTGGAACAGTCTTTAACTCTCGTCTCTGCTTACGGAACTTACATCATTGCAGAAGAACTTGGTGGATCTGGGGTGATTGCAGTTGTCACCACTGGCTTGATTTTAGGTAACTTTGGTTCCCGAATTGGCATGAATCCGCGAACACGGGTGATTGTCAGTGAATTTTGGGAATTTTTGGCATTTTTTGTTAATTCTATTGTTTTTCTGTTGATTGGTGACCAAGTTAGATTTGTTGACTTGGCTGAAAATCTGAATATCATCGCTGTCACGATCGCGGGGATGGTTTTAGCAAGGGCGATCGCTGTTTACGGTTTGGGATTTCTCAGCAATCGCCTTGCCAACTCCAATATCCCCTTACCAGAACAAACTATACTTTGGTGGGGAGGTCTGCGGGGGTCTGTCTCCATCGCCCTAGCACTGAGCGTACCAAATATTCTTACCGAACGAGAAGACCTGATCAACACTGTATTTGGAGTAGTTTTATTTACTCTTTTAGTGCAGGGATTGACTACTAAACCTTTACTAGAAAAACTCAGACTTCTTGGCGATCAGCCTCTGCGACAAGAATATTTAGAACTCGTTGCCCGCCAGACTGCCCTCAAACGTGTTTTAACATACCTCGGACAAGTAGAAAAACGCCCAGGACTTGATCCAGAGTTTTACCGCTATCAGGAGGCTTTAATTAAAGGCGAACTCAAGCGCTTAGAAGAACAAATTGATAAATTACAGGATGATTACCCCAATCTGCGAAGCTTCACAGCCGAACAGTTGCGAATGGAATTATTAGCAGTAGAGGCAGATACTTACGCGGAATTTGTGCGATCGGGTCGGTTAAATCAAGAACTTGCTCCTTTGCTTGAGGATGTTCTTGAGGATGGGTATTAG
- a CDS encoding aldo/keto reductase, with translation MTGRTTRRNFLITSAAVAGGIVGSTALQQGNTNPATPATMPERVLGRTEVKVPIFGLGGAGQTPLSWNGKERDAVAIIERALQLGIRYFDTAASYGPSEDYLGKVLPRDRTKLFLASKTDERSRDGAWRELERSLKRLNTDYLDLWQLHHVSFREELDTIFSASGAIKALEEAMQQKLVRFIGITGHHDPAVIAEGLRRYPFHTTLIPVNAADKHHPRPFMPVVLPVAREKNVGVIAMKVPAYGRLFKAGGLAGMQQALGYSLSQPGVHCCAIAAESVKQLEENVKIAQAYQELSPGELASIEKRTARIWEESTFFRAWT, from the coding sequence ATGACAGGAAGAACGACGCGGCGCAATTTCTTAATTACCAGCGCTGCTGTAGCTGGCGGCATTGTGGGAAGTACAGCGTTGCAACAAGGTAACACAAACCCTGCGACACCAGCGACTATGCCAGAACGAGTGTTGGGACGCACGGAGGTAAAAGTCCCTATCTTTGGGTTGGGGGGAGCAGGTCAAACGCCGCTATCTTGGAATGGAAAAGAACGAGATGCTGTGGCAATTATTGAACGAGCTTTGCAACTTGGCATCCGTTATTTTGATACTGCTGCGAGTTACGGGCCTAGTGAAGATTATTTGGGAAAAGTATTGCCACGCGATCGCACTAAGTTATTTTTAGCCAGTAAGACAGATGAAAGAAGCCGGGATGGTGCGTGGCGAGAATTAGAAAGAAGTCTCAAACGTCTGAACACAGACTATCTTGACTTGTGGCAGTTACATCACGTTTCTTTCCGTGAAGAACTGGATACTATCTTTAGTGCATCCGGAGCAATTAAAGCTTTGGAAGAGGCAATGCAACAAAAACTAGTCCGATTTATTGGTATTACTGGACACCACGATCCAGCAGTAATTGCCGAAGGTTTGCGTCGCTATCCCTTTCACACAACCCTCATACCCGTAAATGCCGCAGATAAGCATCATCCACGTCCGTTTATGCCTGTAGTTTTACCAGTAGCACGAGAAAAAAATGTCGGCGTAATCGCGATGAAAGTACCCGCCTACGGTCGCTTATTCAAAGCAGGTGGATTGGCAGGTATGCAGCAAGCTTTGGGATACAGCCTTTCTCAGCCAGGAGTTCATTGCTGTGCGATTGCGGCTGAAAGCGTCAAGCAACTAGAAGAAAATGTCAAGATAGCACAGGCTTATCAAGAACTTTCTCCAGGCGAATTAGCAAGTATTGAAAAGCGCACTGCGAGAATTTGGGAGGAAAGCACCTTCTTCCGCGCATGGACTTAA
- the lpxB gene encoding lipid-A-disaccharide synthase codes for MRIFISTGEVSGDLQGSLLVAALQRQALAAGLELEVVALGGEKMAAAGAILLGNTSKIGSFGLLESLPFVLPTLQIQRQAIAYLKQNPPDLVVLIDYMGPNLGIGNYIRRQLPQVPVVYYIAPQLWVCPIAPRDTARIVGFSDKMLAIFPQEARYFQDNGANVTWVGHPLVDRIENFPSREAARAKLGIVDDAIAVALLPASRHQELKYLLPVMFQAAQEIQNKLPQLHFWIPLSLEIYRDKIEKQIQRYGLRATVVSGQQQEVLAAADLAITKCGTVNLELALLNVPQVVIYRLNPFTYWIGRNILKITFPFASPVNLMVMKGIVPEFIQETATPENIVQAAVESLLNQERKQQIQADYQEMRRCIGEVGVCDRAAKEILQMLPNF; via the coding sequence ATGCGAATATTTATCAGTACTGGTGAAGTGTCTGGCGATTTACAAGGGTCGTTATTGGTTGCCGCTTTGCAACGGCAAGCCCTTGCTGCTGGACTGGAATTAGAAGTTGTGGCATTGGGTGGCGAAAAAATGGCAGCAGCAGGAGCCATTCTATTAGGTAATACTAGTAAAATTGGCTCTTTTGGTCTTTTGGAATCTCTGCCTTTTGTGTTACCGACTCTGCAAATTCAGCGGCAGGCGATCGCTTATCTCAAGCAAAATCCTCCTGATTTGGTTGTATTGATTGACTACATGGGGCCAAATCTGGGCATAGGTAATTACATTCGCCGCCAACTGCCGCAAGTGCCAGTAGTATATTACATTGCACCTCAACTTTGGGTTTGTCCGATCGCACCTCGTGACACAGCCCGGATTGTTGGTTTTAGCGATAAAATGTTAGCGATTTTCCCGCAGGAAGCGCGTTATTTTCAAGACAACGGTGCAAATGTGACTTGGGTAGGACATCCATTGGTAGACAGGATAGAAAACTTTCCTAGTCGAGAAGCGGCGCGTGCCAAGTTGGGAATTGTGGATGATGCGATCGCCGTAGCGCTTCTACCTGCCTCCCGTCACCAAGAACTTAAATATCTCTTGCCAGTGATGTTCCAAGCAGCACAGGAAATACAAAACAAACTGCCACAGTTGCATTTTTGGATTCCCCTGTCTCTGGAAATTTATCGAGATAAAATAGAAAAACAGATACAACGGTACGGTTTACGAGCCACTGTAGTATCGGGACAACAACAGGAAGTGCTTGCTGCCGCTGATTTAGCAATTACTAAGTGCGGCACTGTGAATTTAGAACTTGCTTTGTTAAACGTGCCGCAGGTGGTGATTTATCGCCTTAACCCCTTCACTTACTGGATTGGCCGCAATATCCTGAAAATAACTTTTCCTTTTGCCTCGCCAGTTAACCTGATGGTGATGAAAGGGATTGTGCCGGAGTTTATTCAAGAAACAGCAACTCCAGAGAATATTGTTCAAGCAGCAGTAGAATCTTTGCTGAACCAGGAACGCAAACAGCAAATACAGGCAGATTATCAAGAAATGCGACGGTGTATAGGAGAAGTAGGAGTGTGCGATCGCGCTGCTAAAGAAATTTTGCAAATGCTGCCGAATTTTTAA
- the lpxA gene encoding acyl-ACP--UDP-N-acetylglucosamine O-acyltransferase, translating to MKTLIHPTAVIHPNAELHPTVQVGAYAVIGGHVKVGPETVIGAHAVLDGPVEIGARNQIFTGAAIGLEPQDLKYAGELSWVKIGDDNLIREYVTINRATGTGGETRIGNSNLLMAYVHVGHNCVIEDSVVIANSVALAGHVHIESRARLSGVLGVHQFVHIGKHSMIGGMARIDRDVPPYMTVEGNPARIRTLNLIGLKRAGFSATDLQTLKKAFRILYRSDLIFKDALEQLELLGDTEHLQHLRRFLLLSQMPGRRGLIPGKGKAASKDDES from the coding sequence TTGAAGACGCTTATTCATCCAACTGCTGTAATTCATCCTAACGCGGAGCTGCACCCGACAGTACAAGTCGGTGCCTATGCTGTGATTGGAGGGCATGTGAAAGTCGGTCCCGAAACCGTAATTGGCGCTCATGCAGTGCTAGATGGACCTGTAGAAATTGGGGCACGAAATCAGATTTTTACAGGAGCCGCTATTGGCTTGGAACCCCAAGATTTAAAATATGCTGGCGAATTGAGCTGGGTTAAGATTGGCGATGATAACTTAATTAGAGAATACGTTACAATTAATCGAGCTACTGGTACAGGTGGAGAGACTCGCATCGGCAATAGCAACCTACTGATGGCTTATGTCCATGTGGGGCATAACTGTGTAATTGAAGACTCAGTAGTGATTGCCAACTCAGTAGCACTGGCGGGTCATGTTCACATCGAATCCCGTGCCAGACTAAGTGGGGTTTTGGGTGTTCATCAATTCGTGCATATAGGTAAGCACTCAATGATAGGGGGTATGGCACGTATTGACCGGGATGTACCGCCTTATATGACGGTAGAAGGAAATCCAGCACGGATACGAACACTTAATCTTATCGGACTCAAACGCGCTGGTTTTTCAGCTACTGACTTACAAACCTTGAAAAAAGCTTTCCGTATTCTCTATCGTTCTGACTTAATTTTCAAGGATGCCTTGGAACAACTAGAACTTTTGGGAGATACGGAACATTTACAGCATCTGCGTCGCTTCCTCCTACTTTCTCAAATGCCGGGAAGACGTGGCTTAATTCCTGGAAAAGGGAAAGCAGCTAGTAAGGATGATGAATCTTGA
- the fabZ gene encoding 3-hydroxyacyl-ACP dehydratase FabZ encodes MSTVTELNSTDSPTPATTQEQLDYSTTTPSETKTIFTIEEIQKLLPHRYPFALVDRIIDYVPGKRAVGIKNVTINEPHFQGHFPGRPIMPGVLIVEAMAQVGGVVMTQAAELEGGLFLFAGIDKVRFRRQVVPGDQLVMTVELLWVKQRRFGKMQARAEVDGQLAAEGELMFSLVN; translated from the coding sequence ATGTCAACTGTCACCGAACTAAATTCTACCGATAGTCCCACACCAGCAACAACTCAGGAGCAATTAGATTATTCCACTACGACTCCATCTGAAACAAAAACCATTTTCACAATAGAAGAAATTCAGAAACTTCTACCGCACCGCTACCCCTTCGCACTAGTAGACCGGATTATTGACTACGTACCTGGGAAACGAGCTGTTGGCATCAAAAATGTCACGATTAACGAACCCCATTTTCAAGGACATTTTCCAGGACGTCCGATTATGCCAGGTGTGCTGATTGTAGAAGCAATGGCACAAGTTGGTGGTGTCGTGATGACACAAGCGGCAGAATTGGAAGGTGGACTCTTCCTATTTGCTGGTATAGATAAAGTCCGCTTTCGTCGCCAAGTTGTTCCCGGAGATCAACTAGTGATGACAGTGGAACTGTTATGGGTGAAACAACGTCGTTTCGGTAAAATGCAAGCTCGTGCCGAAGTTGACGGTCAGCTCGCTGCTGAAGGCGAACTAATGTTTTCCCTTGTAAACTAA
- the lpxC gene encoding UDP-3-O-acyl-N-acetylglucosamine deacetylase, with translation MQQQTLATEISQTGVGLHSGASTQVRILPAEAGSGRYFVRVDLPNTPIIPAQVTAVSQTVLSTQLGKTEASVRTVEHLLAALAGMGVDNVRIEIDGPEVPLLDGSAKVWTESIAQVGLVSQTLTIENAPQPINEPIWVRQEDAFVCALPAPATRFTYGIDFELPAISNQWHSWSPPTDLGNTDASFAAEIAPARTFGLLHQIEYLQKSGLIKGGSLENALVCGPDGWLNPPLRFANEPVRHKILDLVGDLSLLGTFPCAHFLAYKASHNLHVQLAQKIWDLRPGSGK, from the coding sequence ATGCAGCAACAAACTCTCGCAACTGAAATTAGCCAAACAGGAGTGGGATTGCATAGCGGTGCAAGTACTCAGGTGCGGATACTACCAGCAGAAGCAGGCAGTGGACGTTACTTTGTACGAGTAGATTTACCCAACACTCCGATAATTCCAGCACAAGTAACGGCGGTTAGTCAGACTGTTCTCTCTACTCAGTTAGGGAAAACAGAGGCAAGTGTCCGAACTGTGGAGCATTTGTTAGCAGCCCTAGCAGGTATGGGTGTAGATAACGTCCGGATTGAAATCGACGGCCCAGAAGTACCGCTTTTGGACGGTTCAGCAAAAGTGTGGACAGAAAGCATAGCTCAAGTGGGTTTAGTCTCACAAACCCTAACCATAGAAAATGCGCCTCAGCCCATAAATGAGCCAATATGGGTGCGTCAGGAGGATGCTTTTGTTTGCGCCCTACCTGCACCAGCAACCCGCTTTACCTATGGCATTGATTTCGAGCTACCTGCTATTAGTAACCAATGGCACAGTTGGTCTCCGCCTACCGACCTAGGGAATACTGATGCGAGCTTTGCAGCAGAAATTGCCCCCGCCCGTACCTTTGGTTTGTTACATCAAATTGAATACCTACAAAAATCCGGGTTAATCAAAGGTGGAAGCTTAGAAAATGCTCTCGTATGCGGGCCTGATGGCTGGCTAAATCCACCATTAAGATTTGCAAATGAGCCAGTACGTCATAAAATTTTGGATCTAGTAGGAGACTTAAGTTTATTGGGGACTTTCCCCTGCGCTCACTTCTTGGCTTATAAAGCCAGCCACAATTTACACGTTCAACTGGCGCAAAAAATTTGGGATTTGCGACCGGGGAGTGGTAAGTAG
- a CDS encoding BamA/TamA family outer membrane protein — MRLSPVVMTVMAIAAPLSCSIHANAQTANNSKKTAEVLTPVTNQEQEVVAGFPTTETTSGVIIPTFDRSNSTQTAQNSKQTTAVTTSATDQQNEVVAVFPTAETRSGVIIPTSDRSNSIQTAQNPKQTTAVATSATNQQQKVVTEPGASALKTTPKSITPTSTNPTTAQSPGITSPTNTPPSPTQQPPTTNQQPPFPTQQPPTTNQQPPTTNQQPPSPTQQPPTINQQPPAEAEPRVLVSEVLIRTEKGQPLPPQLENDVYAAIRTQPGRTTTRSQLQQDINAVFTTGFFSNVQAVPEDTPLGVRVTFLVQLNPVLNQVRIDANPNTGVPSVLPPNVPNQIFKNQYGRILNLRELQQSIQQLLKWYQDQGYVLAQVVGAPQVSENGVVTLSVAEGVVEDINVRYRTKEGQETDKEGRPIRGRTQPYIITRELQLKPKQVFNRNIVQRDLQRVYGLGLFEDVNVSLDPGTDPRQVNVVVNVVERSSGSIAAGAGISSASGLFGTISYQEQNLNGRNQKLGAELEVGQRELLFDVRFTDPWIAGDPYRTSYTANLFRSRSISLIYEGEDDNIETFKEGEDDGDTPRILRLGGGINFSRPLSKNPYERAEWTASAGVRYQRVSTRDSDGDIRKQATIFENDQPTEIIDLTESGTGQDDLLTLQLAAVRDKRNNALQPTSGSFFRLGLDQSVPVGLGNILMSKIRGSYSYYIPVKFTNFNEGPQTLAFNIQGGTILGDVPSYEAFTLGGSNSVRGYEEGALASSSSFLQASVEYRFPVFSVVSGALFFDAATDLGTETKAGDLLDKNGSGYGYGLGVRVQSPLGPIRIDYGFNDEGDSRINFGIGERF, encoded by the coding sequence ATGCGCTTATCCCCCGTTGTGATGACAGTGATGGCGATCGCTGCTCCATTAAGCTGTTCGATCCATGCAAATGCACAAACTGCGAATAATTCCAAAAAAACAGCAGAAGTTTTAACACCAGTAACAAATCAAGAACAGGAAGTTGTTGCTGGATTCCCAACTACAGAAACGACCTCAGGGGTAATCATACCGACATTCGATCGCTCAAACAGTACACAAACTGCTCAAAATTCAAAACAAACTACAGCAGTTACAACATCAGCGACAGACCAACAAAATGAAGTTGTTGCTGTATTTCCAACAGCAGAAACGAGATCGGGGGTAATAATACCGACATCCGATCGCTCAAATAGTATACAAACTGCTCAAAATCCAAAACAAACTACAGCAGTCGCAACATCAGCAACAAATCAACAACAAAAAGTTGTCACTGAACCAGGTGCATCAGCATTAAAGACAACACCAAAGAGCATAACACCAACCTCGACAAATCCAACAACTGCACAAAGTCCTGGCATAACTTCCCCTACAAATACTCCGCCTTCTCCAACTCAACAACCACCAACCACCAACCAACAACCTCCTTTCCCAACTCAACAACCACCAACCACCAACCAACAACCACCAACCACCAACCAACAACCTCCTTCCCCAACTCAACAACCACCAACCATCAACCAACAACCACCAGCAGAGGCTGAACCTCGTGTGCTGGTATCGGAAGTTTTAATTAGAACTGAGAAGGGACAGCCTTTACCACCGCAACTGGAAAACGATGTTTACGCCGCAATTCGTACCCAGCCGGGGCGGACGACAACGCGATCGCAACTGCAACAAGATATTAATGCCGTCTTTACCACTGGCTTTTTCTCTAATGTTCAGGCAGTGCCAGAAGATACACCATTAGGGGTACGGGTGACTTTCTTAGTTCAGCTTAACCCAGTTCTGAATCAGGTAAGAATTGACGCCAATCCTAATACCGGCGTTCCCTCGGTATTACCTCCAAATGTTCCAAATCAAATTTTTAAGAACCAGTACGGTAGAATCCTTAACTTGCGGGAGTTGCAACAAAGTATTCAACAGTTACTCAAATGGTATCAAGACCAAGGTTACGTTTTAGCGCAGGTAGTTGGAGCGCCGCAGGTATCTGAAAACGGAGTCGTCACCCTGAGTGTAGCGGAGGGGGTAGTGGAAGATATTAACGTCAGATATCGCACTAAAGAAGGTCAGGAGACTGACAAAGAAGGACGACCAATCAGGGGAAGGACGCAACCATATATCATTACACGAGAACTGCAATTAAAGCCCAAACAGGTATTCAACCGCAACATTGTGCAAAGAGACTTGCAGCGGGTATACGGACTGGGACTATTTGAGGACGTAAATGTTTCTCTTGACCCCGGTACTGACCCTAGGCAAGTGAATGTGGTTGTCAATGTTGTTGAGCGTAGTAGCGGTTCTATTGCAGCAGGGGCGGGTATTAGTTCTGCTAGTGGACTGTTTGGCACTATCAGCTATCAAGAGCAAAACCTGAACGGAAGAAACCAAAAACTGGGTGCCGAGTTAGAGGTAGGTCAACGGGAATTGCTGTTTGATGTTCGGTTTACCGATCCTTGGATAGCTGGAGACCCTTACCGAACTTCCTACACAGCAAATCTTTTCCGTAGTCGTTCGATTTCTTTGATTTATGAAGGGGAAGATGATAACATCGAAACCTTTAAAGAAGGTGAGGACGATGGCGATACCCCCCGTATTTTACGTCTAGGTGGTGGCATCAACTTTAGCCGTCCTTTGTCCAAAAATCCTTATGAGCGTGCAGAATGGACAGCTTCAGCCGGTGTAAGATATCAACGAGTTTCCACTCGTGATTCTGATGGTGACATTAGAAAGCAAGCAACAATATTCGAGAACGATCAACCTACAGAAATAATCGACCTGACCGAATCTGGAACTGGTCAAGATGACTTGCTGACATTACAACTAGCCGCAGTACGTGACAAACGCAACAATGCTTTGCAACCAACCAGTGGTTCTTTCTTCCGCCTAGGATTAGACCAGTCCGTACCTGTAGGACTAGGGAACATTTTGATGAGCAAGATTCGGGGTAGCTATAGCTACTACATTCCTGTAAAATTCACCAACTTTAATGAAGGACCGCAAACCCTTGCTTTTAACATCCAAGGTGGAACCATACTTGGTGACGTGCCTTCCTACGAAGCGTTTACTCTAGGTGGTAGCAACTCCGTCCGGGGCTACGAAGAAGGTGCATTAGCCAGTAGCAGCAGTTTCTTGCAAGCTTCAGTAGAGTATCGCTTTCCTGTTTTCTCTGTAGTCAGCGGCGCACTATTTTTTGATGCTGCTACTGACCTCGGAACAGAAACCAAGGCAGGTGATTTGTTGGATAAAAACGGTAGTGGCTACGGCTACGGTCTCGGTGTGCGAGTACAGTCCCCATTAGGTCCTATCCGCATTGACTACGGTTTCAACGATGAAGGAGACAGCCGTATTAATTTTGGTATTGGCGAAAGATTTTAA